The nucleotide window GCTTGATGAGCAGGAAAAAGACGGTGTGTTAGATCGCATTGAAGCGGAAAAACTGCGAGGCAAAGTCAACGTACAGCGCTTCAAAGGTCTGGGTGAAATGAACCCACTGCAACTTCGAGAGACCACCATGGATCCAAATACACGACGTTTGGTGCAGCTAACGGTAGATGAATTTGATACAACGATGGAACTTATGGATATGTTGTTATCGAAAAAACGTGCAGGTGACCGTAAAGAATGGCTACAAGAAAAAGGTAATTTGGTTAACCTGACCTAATTATTCTTAATAAACCTCTCATATTGACATAAAAAACGCAGTCTTTACTGCGTTTTTTATTACCTTTTGTCCGGGTAACTGGTTGAATTAATGCCTATTTTTTATATCAGACAAGAACTTCAAAATCTCCCTGCAAATAAAAAATATTAGCCTATACTTGAGATAATTCTGTGCAAAAAACTAGAGATAGGTGTCATGAAAAAACTACTGATTGCAATGCTAAGTGTTGTCTTGGTTGCTTGTTCTGCAAGTGGCGATACCCCTGCGCAGCAACGCGCAACGATTGACAATATAAACAATGAAGTTCTTGCCAAAGTCGATAAAGAAAGCCCTGGCGCTGCTGCCAAAGCAAAATCAGCCGCTGGTGGTTATGCGACATTCACAAATGGTCAGGTTAACTTGATATTCTTCGCCGCAGGCAGTGGCTTTGGTGTTGCGACCAGTAGTGGTGGTAAGAAAACCTATATGGATATGTATGAAGGTGGCATAGGTTTAGGTTTAGGCGCAAAAGATTTTGATGTGTTATTTGTCTTTCACACGGCCGAAGCGTTCAATAACTTCGTTGAAAAAGGCTGGGCGTTCGGTGCTGAAGCCGATGCTGCGGCAAAAGCTAACGATAAAGGCGGTCAAGCAAGCGGTGGTGTGACCATCGGTGACATTACTGTCTATCAATTGACTGAAGCTGGTTTGGCTCTGCAAGCGACGTTGAAAGGTACTAAATACTCGAAGAATGATGAATTGAATTAATTTGATTTAAACATTCTATTAATTACTCCCGAAAAACACCCTGACTTGTCACTAGGGTGTTTTTTTATGCGTGCAGTTTATTGTTACGCTGAGCGATAAAATTTCTACTATGCTAAGTAAATACCTATAAACACCATGTAAACTAATGAGTTAGACATGAAAAATAGCCACATCTTTCGCAGTATCTCGGTCATTATTATAATGTGCTTGCTCAACGCGTGTAGCGCTAGCGTACCGGCGACTCATGTGCGCGCTGAAATTCTAAGCTTGCGTGATCAAACCATTGCCGACATTAGCGAATACGATCATAGCTTTGCCGCATCCATCAAGCGTCAAGCTGGCTATGCAGTGTTTGGCCTTGCCGCAAACGACAAACTACCGTTTCCAAGCGATATGGCTGTTGGCGTATTACGAAATCAGCAAAACAGTGAAAATGTTTTTATGCTCGCGCAAACACCATCATTAAATGATGTGAGCCAACGCTTACTGTTTGTTTTTGACAGTCACAGCAACATGATGGCGTTCATTAGCCAAGCGAAAACATTTGATGACATCGATGATCTGCCAGAGCAGCAAAACTATCAGTTTCAACCTGGCAGCGTGAACGCTTATCTGGTTGCAGAAGATGGCAGTTATCAGCCTATTGCTATCCAGTCAGGTCGCTATTGGCAAAATAATAATTTACACTAGTTTTCTCAATCACCACTCTCGGCACGAGCAATAAACGAGTCATGAATATCAGTGAATCTCAACAACAAGCGAAGACCCTGTGTCATATTTCTGTGGGTACCAATCAATTAACCAACGCCAGTGAATTTTACGATGCGGTTTTAGCAACATTAAATATTCATCGAGTGACCGAGCATGAGCAATCTGTCGCCTATGGTAAAGGTTACCCTACCTTCTGGTTGCAAATCCCCTTTGATCAAGGCGTGGCAACGGTCGCTAATGGCTCACATATTGGTTTTATGGCAACCAGTAAACAGCAAGTGGATGCCTTTTATCGTGTGGCGATAGCGCATGGTGCTAGATGCAATGGCAAACCAGGACCTCGCCCTGAATACGGTGATCCATATTATGGTTGCTTTGTTATCGATTTAGATGGGCATCGCATCGAAGCCAGCTTTTGGGACGTAAATTATTCAAAATAGTGGTTAAAATCTTGTAAACCAGAAAAAACAGTTTTTAACTTGCTGTTTTTTCGATATTCTAGAAATCATAATAATAATCATATTTATACAGATACTTTGACGAGTTTTCGTCAGGATTCGGGACCCCATGTATTATGTCTGATGCAATCGAAATGAGTTTAGATGGCGTAGAGCAACTGCCATTAAGACGCTTTACCGAAGATGCTTACCTGAATTATTCCATGTACGTCATTATGGATCGTGCTTTGCCACACATTGGTGATGGTTTGAAGCCGGTACAACGTCGTATTGTTTATGCGATGAGTGAGCTTGGCTTAAATGCTGCGGCGAAATATAAAAAATCAGCCCGTACCGTTGGTGATGTGTTGGGTAAATTTCACCCACATGGTGATTCTGCCTGTTATGAAGCCATGGTGTTAATGGCGCAACCGTTCTCTTATCGTTACCCTTTGGTTGATGGCCAAGGTAACTGGGGTGCGCCTGATGATCCTAAATCATTCGCAGCGATGCGATATACCGAAGCCAAATTATCAAAATTTGCCGAAGTCTTATTATCTGAATTAGGTCAAGGCACAGTTGATTGGTCGCCAAACTTTGATGGCACCATGAAGGAGCCTAAAACCCTTCCAGCGCGTTTACCTCATATTCTGTTAAACGGCATAACCGGTATCGCTGTTGGTATGGCGACAGATATTCCGCCACATAATGTGCGTGAATTGGCCGATGCGTGTGTGCATTTAATTGAGCAACCTAAAGCCGAAATAAGCGATTTATTGCAATTCGTAAAGGCACCTGATTACCCAACTGATGCGGAAATCATTACCCCAAGCGAAGAGATTGCTAAGATTTATCAAACCGGTCGCGGCAGCATTAAAATGCGTGCCGTGTTCGATATGGAGCAGGGCGATATCGTTATTAGCGCGTTGCCACATCAAGCTTCTGGCGCCAAGATTCTTGAGCAAATCGCGCAGCAAATGCAAGCCAAAAAATTACCTATGGTTGTCGATTTACGCGACGAGTCAGATCATGAAAATCCGACTCGTTTGGTTGTCGTACCGCGGTCAAACCGAGTTGATGTTGAGCAACTGATGGCGCATTTATTTGCCACTACAGACTTGGAAAAGAACTATCGCGTTAACTTAAACATGCTAGGTTTGGATAACCGTCCTGCGGTTAAGAACTTAAAGCAAATCTTGTCAGAATGGTTGGAGTTTCGACGTGAAACCATTCGTCGTCGCTTGCAGTACCGATTAGACAAAGTATTAGCGCGTTTACATATCTTAGATGGCTTATTGATTGCTTATCTAAACATTGATGAAGTCATTGCCATTATACGTGAATACGATGATGCCAAGGGTGAGTTAATGTCGCGCTATGGTTTGAGTAAAATTCAAGCCGACGCCATTCTCGAAATCAAGTTACGTCAACTTGCCAAACTGGAAGAAATTAAGATTCGCAGTGAGCAAGATGAGCTTGCTAAAGAACGCGAACACCTTGAAAAAATTCTTGGTTCAAAAGCACGCCTTAATACGCTGATGAAAAAAGAGATCTTAAAGGCGGCTGAAGACTATGGTGATGACCGACGCTGTATGCTGGTTGAGCGCAGTGAAGCTAAAGCATTAAATGAAAAAGACTTGATGCCATCAGAGCCAGTGACGGTTGTGGTCTCAGAGAAAGGCTGGGCAAGGGCTGCAAAAGGCCATGATATCGATGCAGCTGCGTTAAGTTATAAAGCGGGTGACACATACTTATGCAGTGCCAAAGGCCGCAGTAATAACCCGGCGGTGTTTATTGACTCATCTGGTCGAGCCTTTGCCACCGATGCGCATACTTTGCCATCGGCTCGCTCACAAGGCGAACCATTAACAGGCCGTTTTAATTTGAGCGCTGGTGAAACCTTTACTCAGGTGGTTATGGGTAACGATGAGCAAAAATTCTTGCTGTCCTCTGATAGTGGATATGGCTTTATCGGCTCGTTCGCCGATATGGTGTCGCGCAATAAAAACGGTAAAGCCTTATTGAGTTTGCCACAAGGTGCCAAAGTCATCCCACCTTCTGTGGTGGAAAACATTGATGAACAACTGTGTTTGTCGATCACCACTGAAGGGCGCATGCTATTGTTTCCGTTGGCGGATTTACCGCAGCTAAGTAAAGGTAAAGGTAATAAGATCATTAATATTCCGTCGGCTCGTGCTAAGAGTCGTGAAGAGTTTGTGACAATATTGGCCGTGGTCG belongs to Thalassotalea sp. HSM 43 and includes:
- a CDS encoding YSC84-related protein, producing MKKLLIAMLSVVLVACSASGDTPAQQRATIDNINNEVLAKVDKESPGAAAKAKSAAGGYATFTNGQVNLIFFAAGSGFGVATSSGGKKTYMDMYEGGIGLGLGAKDFDVLFVFHTAEAFNNFVEKGWAFGAEADAAAKANDKGGQASGGVTIGDITVYQLTEAGLALQATLKGTKYSKNDELN
- a CDS encoding VOC family protein; the protein is MNISESQQQAKTLCHISVGTNQLTNASEFYDAVLATLNIHRVTEHEQSVAYGKGYPTFWLQIPFDQGVATVANGSHIGFMATSKQQVDAFYRVAIAHGARCNGKPGPRPEYGDPYYGCFVIDLDGHRIEASFWDVNYSK
- the parC gene encoding DNA topoisomerase IV subunit A; translation: MSDAIEMSLDGVEQLPLRRFTEDAYLNYSMYVIMDRALPHIGDGLKPVQRRIVYAMSELGLNAAAKYKKSARTVGDVLGKFHPHGDSACYEAMVLMAQPFSYRYPLVDGQGNWGAPDDPKSFAAMRYTEAKLSKFAEVLLSELGQGTVDWSPNFDGTMKEPKTLPARLPHILLNGITGIAVGMATDIPPHNVRELADACVHLIEQPKAEISDLLQFVKAPDYPTDAEIITPSEEIAKIYQTGRGSIKMRAVFDMEQGDIVISALPHQASGAKILEQIAQQMQAKKLPMVVDLRDESDHENPTRLVVVPRSNRVDVEQLMAHLFATTDLEKNYRVNLNMLGLDNRPAVKNLKQILSEWLEFRRETIRRRLQYRLDKVLARLHILDGLLIAYLNIDEVIAIIREYDDAKGELMSRYGLSKIQADAILEIKLRQLAKLEEIKIRSEQDELAKEREHLEKILGSKARLNTLMKKEILKAAEDYGDDRRCMLVERSEAKALNEKDLMPSEPVTVVVSEKGWARAAKGHDIDAAALSYKAGDTYLCSAKGRSNNPAVFIDSSGRAFATDAHTLPSARSQGEPLTGRFNLSAGETFTQVVMGNDEQKFLLSSDSGYGFIGSFADMVSRNKNGKALLSLPQGAKVIPPSVVENIDEQLCLSITTEGRMLLFPLADLPQLSKGKGNKIINIPSARAKSREEFVTILAVVDNEQPVTLFAGKRKLTLKPADLEHYRGERGRRGNKLPRGLQRVERIIVGVED